In Dama dama isolate Ldn47 chromosome 9, ASM3311817v1, whole genome shotgun sequence, the following proteins share a genomic window:
- the ETF1 gene encoding eukaryotic peptide chain release factor subunit 1, with protein MADDPSAADRNVEIWKIKKLIKSLEAARGNGTSMISLIIPPKDQISRVAKMLADEFGTASNIKSRVNRLSVLGAITSVQQRLKLYNKVPPNGLVVYCGTIVTEEGKEKKVNIDFEPFKPINTSLYLCDNKFHTEALTALLSDDSKFGFIVIDGSGALFGTLQGNTREVLHKFTVDLPKKHGRGGQSALRFARLRMEKRHNYVRKVAETAVQLFISGDKVNVAGLVLAGSADFKTELSQSDMFDQRLQSKVLKLVDISYGGENGFNQAIELSTEVLSNVKFIQEKKLIGRYFDEISQDTGKYCFGVEDTLKALEMGAVEILIVYENLDIMRYVLHCQGTEEEKILYLTPEQEKDKSHFTDKETGQEHELIESMPLLEWFANNYKKFGATLEIVTDKSQEGSQFVKGFGGIGGILRYRVDFQGMEYQGGDDEFFDLDDY; from the exons CAATGGCACAAGCATGATATCGTTGATCATTCCTCCCAAAGACCAGATTTCACGAGTGGCAAAAATGTTAGCAGATGAGTTTGGAACTGCATCTAACATTAAGTCACGAGTAAACCGCCTTTCAGTCCTGGGAGCCATTACATCTGTACAACAAAGACTCAAACTTTATAACAAAG TACCTCCAAATGGCCTGGTTGTTTACTGTGGTACAATTGTaacagaagaaggaaaggaaaagaaagtcaaCATTGACTTTGAACCTTTCAAACCAATTAATACATCATTGTATTTGTGTGACAACAAATTCCACACAGAG gctcttacagCACTACTTTCAGATGATAGCAAGTTTGGCTTCATTGTAATAGATGGTAGTGGTGCACTTTTTGGCACACTCcaaggaaatacaagagaagtcCTGCACAAATTCACTGTGGATCTCCCAAAGAAACATG GTAGAGGAGGTCAGTCAGCCTTGCGTTTTGCCCGTTTAAGAATGGAAAAGCGACATAACTATGTTCGAAAAGTAGCTGAGACTGCTGTGCAGCTGTTTATTTCTGGGGACAAGGTGAATGTGGCTGGTCTCGTTTTAGCTGGATCAGCTGACTTTAAAACTGAACTAAGTCAATCTGATATGTTTGATCAG AGGTTGcaatcaaaagttttaaaattagttgATATATCTTATGGTGGTGAAAATGGATTCAATCAAGCTATTGAATTATCTACTGAAGTCCTCTCCAACGTGAAGTTTATTCAAGAGAAGAAATTAATAG GGCGATACTTCGATGAAATAAGCCAGGACACGGGCAAGTACTGTTTCGGAGTTGAAGATACACTAAAGGCTTTAGAAATGGGAGCTGTAGAGATTCTAATAGTCTATGAAAATCTGGATATCATGAGATATGTTCTTCATTGCCAAGGCACAGAAG AGGAGAAAATTCTCTATCTAACTCCAGAACAAGAGAAGGATAagtctcattttacagacaaagag ACAGGACAAGAACATGAGCTGATTGAGAGCATGCCCcttctggagtggtttgccaacAACTATAAAAAATTTGGAGCTACTTTGGAAATTGTCACAGATAAGTCACAAGAAGGATCCCAGTTTGTCAAAGGATTTGGTGGAATTGGAG GTATCTTGCGGTACCGAGTAGATTTCCAGGGAATGGAATACCAAGGAGGAGATGATGAATTTTTTGACCTTGATGACTACTAG